The following coding sequences are from one Triticum dicoccoides isolate Atlit2015 ecotype Zavitan chromosome 4A, WEW_v2.0, whole genome shotgun sequence window:
- the LOC119287341 gene encoding uncharacterized protein LOC119287341, translating to MAENWVEEGSKNTSAPTSPPSCQTSSTRRSRQRNIFHLLSHREVSPRTKHQAKRHWNKPPTCGAGYSELRYSATDAKHDLFSWAESQSLHRWSAKYCPLMPPPRSTIAAAFSSDGKTLASTHGDHTVKIIDCQTGKCLKVLGGHRRTPWVVRYHPLHSDILASGSLDHEVRLWDANTSDCIGSQDFQRPIASIAFHARGEILAVASGHKLFIWNYNRRGESSAPTIILRTRRSLRAVHFHPHGAPYLLTAEVNNLDSADSQLTHATSTGYSNYPSALFFANINSRGYPHLESNMSSPCLIWPAFLRDDGSLYIPRNDLASGSTNVQQSSSSLAQNVLSSDAENQQSDQSVTPMDVCPGEPSASSDVQMPSTSNSLPLPAIARPSGSAVDRMPVNSFTTSGLDVQMFLRNSEGGNHHHDLFSDSRSWELPFLHGWLMAQSQTGASSSIPIPAGSTRGSNRHYASRPHALASVPGVGNSLLGPQIDEAEARAASLGVGSELATSLFSAGAAELPCTVKLRVWRHDIKNPCVALETKACCLTISHAVLCSEMGAHFSPCGRFLVACVACLLPQTEGDQGSQLPVQYESTGAGTSPTRHPLPSHGVIYELRVYSLEEATFGEILTSRAIRAAHCLTSIQFSPTSEHILLAYGRRHSSLLRSIVMDAETTGIPVYTILEVYRVSDMELVRVLPSAEDEVNVACFHPSPGGGLVYGTKEGKLRILQHNGADAASMGLNCFIEENMLEVQRYALEG from the exons ATGGCTGAAAATTGGGTAGAAGAAGGCTCGAAAAATACTTCTGCTCCGACGTCGCCCCCTAGTTGTCAAACCTCCTCAACAAGAAGATCAAGGCAAAG AAACATATTCCATCTATTAAGTCATCGAGAGGTGTCTCCTCGAACAAAACACCAAGCTAAAAGGCATTGGAATAAGCCTCCGACTTGCGGCGCTGGTTACAGTGAGTTAAGATATTCAGCTACAGATGCTAAACATGATTTATTTTCGTG GGCAGAATCACAGTCCCTGCATCGTTGGTCTGCAAAGTATTGCCCTCTTATGCCACCCCCTAGGTCAACTATTGCAGCTGCATTCAGTTCGGATGGGAAAACACTTGCATCAACGCA TGGTGACCATACTGTTAAAATAATTGACTGCCAAACAGGGAAATGTTTGAAAGTGTTGGGTGGACATCGGCGCACACCTTGGGTG GTTAGATACCATCCCTTACATTCTGATATACTTGCCAGCGGGAGTTTGGATCATGAAGTCCGTCTTTGGGATGCTAATACCTCAGATTGTATTGGATCTCAGGATTTCC AGAGGCCAATTGCATCCATTGCATTTCATGCAAGGGGGGAGATTCTGGCAGTTGCATCAGGTCACAAA TTGTTCATATGGAACTACAATAGGCGAGGGGAGTCTTCTGCCCCGACCATTATATTAAGAACCCGCCGTTCGTTGAGAGCTGTGCATTTCCACCCTCATGGTGCTCCATATCTTCTTACGGCAGAG GTTAACAATCTTGACTCCGCAGACTCACAGCTGACCCATGCAACATCTACTGGCTATTCAAACTATCCCTCAGCTTTGTTTTTTGCAAACATCAACTCTAGAGGCTATCCACATCTTGAGTCTAATATGTCATCACCTTGCCTAATTTGGCCTGCATTCCTCAGGGATGATGGAAGTCTATATATTCCTCGAAATGACTTGGCTAGTGGTTCAACCAATGTGCAGCAGAGTTCGTCATCTTTAGCTCAAAATGTATTGTCGTCAGATGCTGAAAACCAGCAGTCTGACCAGTCTGTAACCCCTATGGATGTATGTCCAGGGGAACCATCTGCGTCTAGTGATGTTCAAATGCCTTCCACGAGCAACAGCCTGCCACTTCCGGCAATAGCCAGGCCTTCAGGATCTGCTGTTGATCGTATGCCAGTGAATTCATTCACCACTAGTGGGTTAGATGTTCAAATGTTTCTAAGAAATTCAGAGGGTGGAAATCACCATCACGATCTCTTCAGTGACTCGCGTAGCTGGGAGCTGCCTTTTTTGCATGGTTGGTTGATGGCCCAAAGTCAGACAG GTGCTTCTTCATCGATACCGATTCCCGCTGGCAGTACTAGAGGATCAAATCGACACTATGCCTCACGCCCTCATGCTTTGGCCTCTGTACCAGGGGTTGGGAATTCACTTCTGGGTCCACAAATCGATGAAGCTGAGGCTCGTGCTGCGTCCTTAGGTGTTGGATCAGAACTTGCTACCTCACTGTTTTCTGCCGGCGCTGCTGAATTACCTTGTACAGTGAAGCTTAGAGTATGGCGGCATGATATCAAGAATCCATGTGTTGCATTAGAAACCAAGGCATGCTGCTTGACAATCTCTCATGCCGTTCTTTGCAG TGAAATGGGTGCCCATTTCTCCCCTTGTGGACGATTTCTGGTGGCTTGTGTTGCATGTTTGCTGCCTCAAACAGAAGGTGACCAGGGTAGCCAATTACCTGTGCAGTATGAGTCTACAGGAGCTGGAACATCACCAACTCGTCACCCACTTCCCTCCCACGGAGTGATTTACGAGCTTCGGGTTTATTCTCTTGAGGAGGCAAC ATTTGGAGAAATTCTCACGTCCAGAGCAATAAGAGCGGCTCATTGTTTAACTTCCATTCAG TTTTCGCCTACTTCAGAACACATACTATTGGCATATGGACGTCGTCATAGCTCGCTGCTCAGGAGCATTGTTATGGATGCGGAGACGACTGGAATTCCTGTATATACTATCTTAGAG GTTTACAGAGTTTCGGACATGGAGCTGGTAAGAGTTCTTCCTAGTGCTGAAGATGAAGTCAATGTTGCATGCTTTCATCCTTCCCCTGGAGGTGGTCTTGTTTATGGGACTAAG GAAGGGAAGCTCAGGATCCTACAACACAATGGCGCAGACGCTGCAAGCATGGGGCTGAATTGCTTTATCGAGGAAAATATGCTTGag GTTCAGAGGTATGCGTTGGAAGGCTGA